Part of the Burkholderia humptydooensis genome, AAGATAGCCGCCGTCCTTCCAGTTGTTCGGGATCGGATCGGTGGTCGGCTTCTGGATCAACGCGTTCAGGCCCTGATCCTGGGTCGGATAGCGGCCGTTGTCGAGACGGTACAGCTTGAGCGCCTGCATGATCGTGCCGATGTCCTGCTTCGCCGCGATCCGGCGCGCCTCATCGGGACGGCTCATGATCTTCGGCACGATGAGCGCCGCGAGAATGCCGAGAATCGCCACCACGACCATGATCTCGATCAGCGTGAAGCCGCGTTGACGGCGTGCTGCCTGAGAGCGGCGAGTGATCCACGTTTGCATGAGTACTACCTCTTCTTCAAAAAATGAGCGGTGAGTGAATGTGACGCCGTGACGCGCGCGGTGCGAGCCGCATGGCGTCCGCTGCGTGAAGCCGCATTGTAAGACGCGACTTGCTTCGGGCTTCCACTCAACGCAAATTTCATATTCATCCGTACAATAGTGCGCATGAACGCGCTATCGATCCGGCTCCTTTCCCTCGCCCTCTTCGCGGTGCTCTGCGCGACGGCCACCTATTGGGTCGTCACGCTCTCCGCGCATCGGGCTCCGCTACCCGCCGCCGCCGCCCGCACGCCGGTGCGCACGGAGGACGCCGCAGCGCTGTTCGGCGGCCAGCTCACCCGCAACCCGGTGCAGGACATCCACCTGTTCGGCATCCTCGCGCTGCAGCGCGGCGCGGCGGCCATCGTCGGCATCGGCGGCGACGCCCCGCACGCGGTATCGCTCGGCAGCGAGATCGCGCAGGGCGCGAAGCTCGCCGAAGTGCGCGACCGCTCGATCGTCGTCGAGCGCAACGGCGCGCGCTCCGAGATCTTTCTGCCCGCCAATACGCCCTCGCCCGCGATCTACGTCCGCTGAAGCCGAACGCGCCGCCCGGCGGGCCCGCTTCGTTTCAGCCGGCCCGCCGCAGCCGCGGGCCGCGCATGCCTTCCGTCACTGCACCATGTTGTTGAGCTCGATGATCGGCAGCATCACCGCGAGCACGATCACGAGCACGATGCCGCCCATCGCGAGAATCAACAGCGGCTCGAGCAGGCTCGTCAGGAACATCGTGCGACGCTCGAGTTCGCGCGCCTCGCCTTCGGCCGCGCGGTCGAGCATCGTCGTCACGTCGCCCGTGGCCTCGCCCGAACGGATCAGGTGCACGAGCACGGGCGGAAACGTCTTCACGTTGTTCAGCGCGCGCGACAGCGCCGAGCCCTCGCGCACGCGCACGATCGCATCCTCGATGTTGCCGCGCATCGCGCGGTTCGACAGCGTCTCGCCCGCCGCCTGCAGCGCGCGCAGGATCGGCACGCCCGCCGCGCTCAGGATGCCGAGCGTGCTCGCGAAGCGCACCGTGTTGTAGCCGCGCACGAGCTTGCCCGCGAGCGGGGCGGTCAAAAGCCAGCGGTCGAACGCGAGGCGCGGGCCATCGCGCGACAGCGTCGCCTTCACCAGATAGACGACGGCCGCAACCCCGATCAGGATCGCCCACCACCAATGCCTGACGAAATCGGACAGCGCCATCATCACGATCGTGAGCAGCGGCAGTTGCTGTTTCGTGCTCGCGAACACGTTGACGACCTGCGGCACCACGTAGCTCAGCAGAAACGTGACGATGCCGAACGCGATCACCGTGACGATTGCCGGATAGGTGAACGCAAGCAGGATCTTCTGCTTGAGCGCGTTGCGCTCCTCGATGTAGTCGGCGAGCCGCGACAGCACGATGCCGAGCTTGCCGGTGTGCTCGCCCGCCGCGACGAGCGCGCGGTAGATCTCCGGAAAGTCTCGCGGATGCTGCGCGAGCGCGTTCGCGAGCGAATGGCCGCCGAGCACTTCGGCACGGATCGCGGCCATCAGCTCGCGAATGTAGTCGCGCTCCGCCTGCTCGGTCAGCACGGCGAGCGCCTCGTCGAGCGGCAGCCCGGCGACGAGCAGGCTCGCGAGCTGGCGCGTCAGGATCGCCTGCTCGCGCTGCGACAGCTTGCGCCCGAGCGCGAGGCGCTGGCTGCGCGCGCCGCGCTGCGCGCTCGCGGCCGGCTCGACGACGAGCGGCGTCAAGCCCTGCGTGCGCAACTGGCCGCGCGCGTTGCGCGCGCTGTCGGCTTCGACGACGCCTCTTTGCGCGCGCCCCGACGCGTCGATCGCTTCGAAACGGAAGGCCGGCATGACGCTATGCGCCTCCCGTCACGCGCAGCACTTCCTCGAGCGACGTCGCCCCCGCCGCGAGCCAGCGCTCGGCGTCGTCGCGCAGCGTGCGCATCCCGTTCGCGCGGCCGGTCGCGAGAATCTCGGCGTCGGCCGCGTTGCGGTGGATCAGCGAGCGGATCGAATCGTCAACGGTGAGCAGCTCATACACGCCGCGGCGTCCCGTGTAGCCCGAATGCCCGCACTTGTCGCAGCCGACCGGGTGCCAGACCGCGCGGCCGTCCTCGCGCCGCTCCTCCTTGCACACCGGGCAGAGCTGGCGCACGAGGCGCTGCGCGAGCACGCCGAGCAGCGACGACGCGAGCAGATACGGCTCGACGCCCATGTCCGTGAGACGCGTGACGGCCGACGCCGCATCGTTCGTGTGCAGCGTCGCGAGCACCAGGTGGCCCGTCAGCGACGCCTGCACCGCGATTTGCGCGGTCTCGAGATCGCGGATTTCGCCGATCATGATGATGTCCGGGTCCTGGCGCAGGATCGAGCGCAGCGCGCGCGCGAACGTCATCCCGATCCGCTCGTTCACCTGCGTCTGGCCGATGCCGGACAGATCGTATTCGATCGGGTCCTCGACGGTCATGATGTTGGTCGTCGCGGTCTCGAGCCGCGACATCGACGCGTACAGCGTCGTCGTCTTGCCCGAGCCGGTCGGCCCCGTGACGAGCACGATGCCGTGCGGGCGCGAGATCAGCCTGTCGAACTGCACGAGCGTGTCACGGCCCATGCCGAGCGCTTCGAGGTTCAGCCGCTGCGCATCCTTCTCCAGCAGACGCAGCACCGCGCGCTCGCCGTGCCCGGTCGGCAGCGTCGACACCCGCACGTCGACGGGCCGCCCGCCCACGCGCAGCGTGATCCGGCCGTCCTGCGGCAGGCGCTTCTCGGCGATGTCGAGCTGCGCCATGATCTTGATCCGCGAGATCAGCGCGCCGTGCAGCGCCTTCTTCGGCCGCACGACGTCGCGCAGCGTGCCGTCGACGCGAAAGCGCACCACCGACGCGTTCTCGAACGGCTCGATGTGGATGTCCGACGCCTGCTCGCGCGCCGCTTGCGTGAGCAGCGCGTTGATCATCCGGATGATCGGCGCGTCGTCCTCCGATTCGAGCAGATCCTCGACCTCGGGGATGTCCTGCATCAGCCGCGACAGATCGACCTCGCCCTCGACCTCGCCGACGATCTGCGCGGCGCTGCCGTCCTGGCGCGCGTACGCGTGGTTGATCGCCTGCGCGAGCTCGTCGGCCGGCAGGCGCTGCAACGAGATCGCGCCGAAGTTGCGCACGACCTCGGCGAGCGCGGCCGGGCTCGTGCGCTCGCTGATCCACACTTCGAGCGTGTCCGCGTGCTGGTGCGCGATCAGGATCTGGCCGGACTTCGCGAAGCCGTACGGCAACAGCCGCGCGGCGAGCGGCGACGGCGCGCCGGCGGCCGGCTGATCCTGAGTGCCTTGCGCGAGCGCCTGCGTCACGGACGGGCTCCCGGCGATGCGCTGCCGGCGTCGCTCGCCGCCGCGGGCGCGCTGGCGGGCGCGGGCGGCGCGAGCTGTTGACGGCGCATCTTGTCGAGATCGAACAGGTTCATCGCGGGCGAACCGCCCTGGCTCGGGCCGAGCGGCATCGGCGGGACGACCGGGTCGTCCTTGTCGCGGATGACGTTGTTGTCCGATTTGTACGAGCCCGTCACGCCCTGGATATAGTCGTAACGATTCGCCGTCACCGCCTGCGCGGTCTCGCGGTCATTGATGATCACCGGGCGCAGGAACACCATCAGGTTCGTCTTCTTCCGCTGCTTGCTTTCCGAACGGAACAACTGCCCGAGCCAGGGAATGTCGCCGAGAAGCGGCACCTTGCTGTTGGCGACCTGGTAACTGTCCTGCATCAACCCGCCCAGCACGATGATTTCGCCGTTGTCCGCGAGAATCGTCGACTGGATCGAACGCTTGGTGAAAGACGGCCCCGTCACGGCATTTTGCGTCGAAGTCTCCACCGCCGAATCCTCGGTGTAGAGCTGCAGCTTCAGGATGCCGCCGTCGGTGATTTGCGGCTTCACGTGCAGCGTGAGGCCGACGTCTCGCCGATCGTATGTGTTGAACGCATTGTTCGTGGTGCCGCTCGTCAGGTTCGAATACGAGCCCGTCGGGATCGGCACGTTCTCGCCGACGACGATTTTCGCCTCTTCGTTGTCGAGCGTGATCAGGTTCGGCGTCGACAGCACGTTCGCGTCGCTCACGCCTGCGAAGTACTGCAGCAGCGCGCCGAGCCCCTGCACGCCGAACATGTTGTGCAGCCAGCCGACGTTGAGCCCCTGGTTGAGGCTGGCGAGATTGGCGGCCACCCCGGCTCCGGTGGACGTGCCATTTCCAGCCGTCAGGTTGATGATGCTGTTGCCCGCAATGGTGCCGGCGGTGGCCGCGAGATTCGTGCCGGCGAGCAGCGCGCCGCTCGCCACCTGCCACTGGATACCGAGATTGCCGGCCGTATTCGAGTTCAGCTCGACGATGAGCGCCTCGATATACACCTGCGCACGCCGGAAATCGAGCTGGTCGATCACCGCGCGCAGGTTCCGGTATACCGGGTCCGACGCGGTGATGATGAGCGAGTTCGTCGCCGCGTCGGCCTGGATCATGCCGCCCGGCTGATTCTCGTCGCTCTTGTCCTTGTCGCCGCCCAGCAGGCCGGCGTTGCCGAGCCCGCCGCCGCCCATCGTGCCGCCCGTGCCGCCCGACGTGCTCGACGACGACAGCCCCGACGGCAGCGGCGGGGTGCCCGACGTGCCCGTCGAGAAGTTCGAGCCGCTCTGCGAGCCGCCCTGATTGAACGCATTCGCGTCGTTCGAGCTCGCCGACGAACCGCTCTCGCCGCCCTTGCCGAGCATCCCGCGCAGCGTCTTCGCGAGCTTCACCGCTTCGGCGTTGCGCAGCGGCACGACGTGCATGTTGCCCGGCACGCCGCTCGGCGCGTCGAGCTGCTGCGCGATCTTCTTCGCCGCGGCGAGGCGCTGCGCGTTCGACGCGCGCAACAGCAGCGCGTTGGTCCGCGGATCGGCCTGCACGGTGACTTTCAGCGTCGCGTCGGTGTTGCCGATCGCGCCCGGATCGAGCAGCTTCGTGAGTTGCGCGGCGATGTCGATCGCATTCGCGTTCTTCAGCGGCACGACGGCGACCTGCGAGCCCGCCGCGCTGTCGACGCCCGCGATGATCTGCGCGATCCGGCGCACGTTGTCCGCGTAATCGGTGATGACGATCGTGTTGTTGGCCGGATACGCGGTGATCGTGTTGTTCGGCGAGATCAGCGGGCGCAGCACCGGAAGCAAGTTGTTGGCCGATTCGTTGCGCAGCTCGAACACTTGCGTGACGACCTGGTCGCCGCGCGCCTGCGGCGCGTTGCCGATGTAGGTCGGCACGCCCTGCAGCTTCGCGTCGGCTTCCGGCACGACCTTCAGGACGCCGTGATCCTGGACGAGCGCGAAACCTTGCATCCGGAGCGCGGACTGCATCGTCTTCAACGCCTGGTCTTCCGGCACGGGGCGCTCGGCGACGAGGTTCAACTGTCCCTTGACGCGCGGGTCGACGATGATCGTCTTGCCCGTCGCGGCGCCGATCGCCTTCGCGACCTGGTCGATGTCCGCATTGACGAAATTGAGCGTGACCTGAGCGTGAGCGGCCTGCGCGGCGACAATTCCGGCGACGACGAGCGCCGTTGCGACGCGCCGCAAAGCAAAGCGAGTTCTTGTCATGGAGTGATGGATCGATGCCGGCGGCGACCGTTTCCGATGGTATTACGTAAGGTCAGGATCAAAAAAGCAGACATTAGCAGTTTTTCATGTCCGAAATATCACATTGAACCGGGAACTGTCTCACTTACGCCATAAAAAAAATCGGGCGCGTATGCCGCACGTAAGTTTTCGCACGCGAAGTTTCGACCAGC contains:
- the gspG gene encoding type II secretion system major pseudopilin GspG, giving the protein MQTWITRRSQAARRQRGFTLIEIMVVVAILGILAALIVPKIMSRPDEARRIAAKQDIGTIMQALKLYRLDNGRYPTQDQGLNALIQKPTTDPIPNNWKDGGYLERLPNDPWGNSYKYLNPGVHGEIDVFSYGADGKEGGESNDSDIGSWQ
- a CDS encoding general secretion pathway protein GspC — its product is MNALSIRLLSLALFAVLCATATYWVVTLSAHRAPLPAAAARTPVRTEDAAALFGGQLTRNPVQDIHLFGILALQRGAAAIVGIGGDAPHAVSLGSEIAQGAKLAEVRDRSIVVERNGARSEIFLPANTPSPAIYVR
- the gspF gene encoding type II secretion system inner membrane protein GspF — protein: MPAFRFEAIDASGRAQRGVVEADSARNARGQLRTQGLTPLVVEPAASAQRGARSQRLALGRKLSQREQAILTRQLASLLVAGLPLDEALAVLTEQAERDYIRELMAAIRAEVLGGHSLANALAQHPRDFPEIYRALVAAGEHTGKLGIVLSRLADYIEERNALKQKILLAFTYPAIVTVIAFGIVTFLLSYVVPQVVNVFASTKQQLPLLTIVMMALSDFVRHWWWAILIGVAAVVYLVKATLSRDGPRLAFDRWLLTAPLAGKLVRGYNTVRFASTLGILSAAGVPILRALQAAGETLSNRAMRGNIEDAIVRVREGSALSRALNNVKTFPPVLVHLIRSGEATGDVTTMLDRAAEGEARELERRTMFLTSLLEPLLILAMGGIVLVIVLAVMLPIIELNNMVQ
- the gspE gene encoding type II secretion system ATPase GspE, translating into MTQALAQGTQDQPAAGAPSPLAARLLPYGFAKSGQILIAHQHADTLEVWISERTSPAALAEVVRNFGAISLQRLPADELAQAINHAYARQDGSAAQIVGEVEGEVDLSRLMQDIPEVEDLLESEDDAPIIRMINALLTQAAREQASDIHIEPFENASVVRFRVDGTLRDVVRPKKALHGALISRIKIMAQLDIAEKRLPQDGRITLRVGGRPVDVRVSTLPTGHGERAVLRLLEKDAQRLNLEALGMGRDTLVQFDRLISRPHGIVLVTGPTGSGKTTTLYASMSRLETATTNIMTVEDPIEYDLSGIGQTQVNERIGMTFARALRSILRQDPDIIMIGEIRDLETAQIAVQASLTGHLVLATLHTNDAASAVTRLTDMGVEPYLLASSLLGVLAQRLVRQLCPVCKEERREDGRAVWHPVGCDKCGHSGYTGRRGVYELLTVDDSIRSLIHRNAADAEILATGRANGMRTLRDDAERWLAAGATSLEEVLRVTGGA
- the gspD gene encoding type II secretion system secretin GspD; the encoded protein is MTRTRFALRRVATALVVAGIVAAQAAHAQVTLNFVNADIDQVAKAIGAATGKTIIVDPRVKGQLNLVAERPVPEDQALKTMQSALRMQGFALVQDHGVLKVVPEADAKLQGVPTYIGNAPQARGDQVVTQVFELRNESANNLLPVLRPLISPNNTITAYPANNTIVITDYADNVRRIAQIIAGVDSAAGSQVAVVPLKNANAIDIAAQLTKLLDPGAIGNTDATLKVTVQADPRTNALLLRASNAQRLAAAKKIAQQLDAPSGVPGNMHVVPLRNAEAVKLAKTLRGMLGKGGESGSSASSNDANAFNQGGSQSGSNFSTGTSGTPPLPSGLSSSSTSGGTGGTMGGGGLGNAGLLGGDKDKSDENQPGGMIQADAATNSLIITASDPVYRNLRAVIDQLDFRRAQVYIEALIVELNSNTAGNLGIQWQVASGALLAGTNLAATAGTIAGNSIINLTAGNGTSTGAGVAANLASLNQGLNVGWLHNMFGVQGLGALLQYFAGVSDANVLSTPNLITLDNEEAKIVVGENVPIPTGSYSNLTSGTTNNAFNTYDRRDVGLTLHVKPQITDGGILKLQLYTEDSAVETSTQNAVTGPSFTKRSIQSTILADNGEIIVLGGLMQDSYQVANSKVPLLGDIPWLGQLFRSESKQRKKTNLMVFLRPVIINDRETAQAVTANRYDYIQGVTGSYKSDNNVIRDKDDPVVPPMPLGPSQGGSPAMNLFDLDKMRRQQLAPPAPASAPAAASDAGSASPGARP